The region TTGTGGATACGGCTGCGCTGTATTCCCGACTTGAAAATAAAGAAAATGAGGGTAAGGTTCTGAGTACGCGAGTAGTTATCGTCCGTCACGGTGAGAGTAATTTCAACATCTTAAGCAAAATCCAAGGAAGGGGTAATTATGATCGCCCAGAATTGCAGTCTGTCTTGACCGACAAGGGCAAACAGCAAGCTAAGCTCGCGGGAAAAGCTCTGGCTAACCTAAGTATCGATGCTGCCTACGCGAGTCCTTTAGTCCGCGCTCAGCATACCGCCAGACTCATTTTGGCCGAGAATTTTAATCCACCTGAGTTAGTTGCTACTGAAGGTCTATTGGAGATTGATCTTAGCGAGTGGGAATCGATGATTTCTCGTGACGTTAAAGAGCAGTTTCCTGAAAAATATCATCTCTGGCAAAATGAGCCAGAGAAATTTCAGTTAGGCGATCGCTACCCAATTCTCGACTTATTTGAACAGGCCAAAACTCTATGGTCAGAAATTTTACCTAAACACCAAGGTAAAACGATTTTACTAGTGGGGCACAGTGGTATTAATCGCGCTTTGATTTGTTCGGCGATCGGTATTCCAGTTAGCCTTTATCACAATATTCAGCAAGTCAACTGCGCTATTAGTATCCTTAATTTTCAAGGTGCAAGCATCGCTGACGGGGTACAACTTGAATCCCTCAATCTCGCCAGCCATCTTGAGGATATTTCAGGCTCACCATTACCTCCTGTTAAGAAAAATCACAACGGGCCACGTTTATTGCTAGTCCGTCACGGTGAAACTGAGTGGAATCGCCAAAAACGTTTTCAAGGACAAATCGATGTGCCACTTAATAATAATGGTCATGCTCAAGCTAGACGCGCCAGTGAATTTCTAGCAAAGGTTAAAATCGATAAAGCCTTTAGCAGCCCCATGCTGCGACCTAAAGATACTGCTTTAGAAATTTTAAACAAGCATCCCCAGATCAAGCTTGAGCTTTTTGATGAACTCAAAGAAATTTCCCATGGCTTATGGGAGGGCAAATTTGAGCATGAAATCGAGGCTGAGTTTGCGGGGCAACTGGCTCTCTGGCAAGCTCAGCCCGAAACCGTACAAATGCCTGAGGGCGAGAATTTGCAAGAAGTATGGGATCGGGTAGCGATCGTTTGGCAAAAAATTGTCGATTCGGTTCCTGCTGGTGAAACTGCTCTAGTTGTCGCCCATGATGCTGTAAACAAAGCGATTCTTTGTCTATTATTTGACTTTACACCTGAACAATTTTGGGTCTTTAAACAAGGAAATGGTGGAGTAAGTGTAATCGATTATCCTCAAGGTGCAAAGGGTTCTCCAGTTCTACAGTCTGGGAATATTACCACTCACTTATCTGAGGGTGTGCTCGATCGCACCGCCGCAGGCGCTCTTTAAATATAATTGAAGCCAATAAAACTAATTCTGGTTTTTGCTGCGCCTAAGTTGCAGCAAAAACCAGAATTAGTTTCTTAATGAGAATTGCTGCACCATTTACTTCAAACCTTAAGAGAGACGCATTTTCTGCTAATTTGGTGTAAAGGATTTTTCTTAGTATCTTGTTTTAGTATTCGGAGTTTAAATAAAGTGACTATTCTATTCCAACTTTTATTGGCAGCTTTCGTCTTGTTTTCCTTCGTTTTGGTGATTGGTGTACCTGTAGCTTACGCATCCCCTAGCTCTTGGAACCAAACAAAACCTCTTTTATTTCTTGGCTCTCTAATTTGGTTAGCATTCGTAATTGTCATAGGCATTTTGAACGCTTTTGTAGCTTAGATATAGCCAATAACCCCAGAACAAACTTCCAAAAATCCAGCTCAGCAAGATTTTTGGAAGTTTCTCCTTTGATTAATTATTTGAAAATCGCTATAAATTAACTCTATGACCGTTTTTGAAGGTAGCTTTACTAATACAGACAGTTTGCGCTTTGCGATCGTCGTAGCGCGGTTTAATGACCTGATCGTCGGTAAGCTTCTGCAAGGATGTCAAGATTCACTCCTGAGACATGGTGTTGATGTCTCGGAGACGGGCAGCCAAGTTGATTATGCTTGGGTTCCTGGGAGCCTAGAAATCTCGATGGTCGCAAAAGAATTAGCAACTTCGGGTCGTTATGACGCGATCATTTGCCTAGGAGCAGTCATTCGTGGGGATACCCCACATTTTGACTATGTGGCGAATGAGGTTTCTAAAGGTGTAGCCGCAACCTCTTTTCAGACTGGTGTACCGATTATTTTTGGGGTGCTAACCACAGACACGATGCAGCAGGCTCTTGAGCGTGCGGGTATTAAAGGGAATAAGGGTTGGGAGTTTGGCATGGGTGCGATCGAAATGGCTAACCTCATGCGTCAAATTCGGTCTAAGTCTGTTTAAATAATTTCACTTATTTAAACTATAAATCCAGCACTTTGTCCTTGTGATGCTTGCCAACTGCGGGCATCGTAATATAAGTCTTCTAAACAAATACTATAAAGAGCATCCTTAAGCTTTCGATCAAGTCTTTGCCAAAGCGCAAATGTTACCCAATCAGAGGCGAGTTTTTCCTGTGGCTTTAGTCTGGGCAAGGGATAAGTATCTTCGCCCACCGCTGACAAAATTTCGCCTAGAGAGATATCTTTAGGCGATCGCTTTAGCTTATATCCACCTTGCACCCCACGAACTGACTCAACTAAATCCGCTTGGCGCAGTGCCATTAAAATTTTTTCTAAATATGGGGCAGGAATCGATTGGCGATCGCTAATTTCGCGAACTGATACAGGTTTACGTTTTGCCCAAACCACCAGATCGAGCATCGCCTTCACACTGTAATGACCTTTTCTGGTTAGTTTCATCGGCTTGCTTATCAGAACATGCTGCTTCGCAGCATGTTCTGATTTTTTCTGGCTTTTTTAAGTTTGCAAAAATTCTTGAATAATCGAAGACAAATCGACAGGAGCAGGCAACATTTCACCGCCGCGCCAATCTAGTACTTGTACCAAAATCAAATAGCCCACACCCAAAATTACGGCGACAACGCCTGTCAAAACTGATATCCATTGCGATCGCAGCATAAGTAAATCTAAATATATTTAAGTAAAAAAATCAGATCAAAAATCTAAGGAAATCTATGAATTAGCAAAAACATCCTGACTAACTGCTATTATCCCTCTTGAAATATCTTTAATCACTGATATTTAAGTAGAACCTGATTTAGGTAAAACTTACAGTAATTTGCATTGATTAATGACAGATTTCCTGAGAAAGCTCTCCATTGCAGAACTTTCTCAGGAAATCTGTGAGATTAGTGAATCTGCAAACTGCTATATATCAATTAAAGCTCTATTTTGATAGGAACAAACTTTTTCAATCCTTCGTCCTAACACTTGAACATAAAGACACAGACTTTTTTAAGTCATGTGCAGATTCAAGTCCAGTAGGAGCAAGTAATTGATGAGTTATAGCCTATCTTGGTCAACCAGCATCGGAGGGTACGCGCCCTCCAACTCCGTGTCCGTTGATAAGCTCCCCATCGTTGAATTGGTGCAACTGTGCCAAACTGAAGCGCAAACCAGCAGGTCTGCGTTTGCAGAACTCATGCGACGTAATCAATCCTATGTCGATCAAGTTTTGTATAAACTTGCTCCTGACTGGCAAGATCGCGCTGATCTTGCTCAAGAAGTCTGGTTGCGCGTATATCGTAATATCAAGCGCTTACAAGAACCTGAAAAGTTTCGTGGTTGGCTGAGTCGGATTGCTACCAACTTGTTTTATGACGAGTTGCGCAAACGGAAGCGAGTTGGTAGCTCAGTTTCCCTCGACGCACCATTTATGTCTGGTGATGGTGATGAAATGACTTGGGATTTGCCTAGCGCTGCCCCTAGTCCAATAGACAATATGTCTACGCAAGAGTTTTATGAACAACTTCGTAAGGCTATTCAAGATTTACCTTCTAGCTTCCGTGAAACCATCGTGTTAAGGGAAATCCAAGGTTTGTCCTATGAAGAGATTTCTGAATTAACAGGTGTATCGCTTGGTACAGTAAAATCACGTATAGCTAGAGCAAGATTGAAACTACAAGCGCAACTACAACCCTATTTGTCAAATATGTAACGAGGGGTGTATTTAAGTTATGAGTGCTAACCAAATTTTTAATAGTTCTATGATTATTCCAGAGGAGCGCTTTGAGTTACTAAGTGCGTACATAGATGGCGAAGTAACTGAAGCTGAAGAGCAACTTGTCGAACAGTGGTTGTCCGATGATGCTGATTTTCGTCGCCTCTATCAACAACAATTAAAACTGCGCCAATCATTAATTGATCTACCAGTGCCTGTAGCCGCACATTCATCGGTCAAAACAGAGACTGATGTGATGATTAATCGTGTCTTTGCCGAGATTGACAAGCGATCGCAGCGTCGTAAATGGAAATTGGCGGGTATTGGCATATCCGTTGCCGCTGTAGTTGGAGTATTTGGCTCGATGTTCACATTCAACTCGGGTCATCAATTCAGCCCAGTGGCAAACAGTATCAAGTCTCCTGCTCCTACCCAAGTAAAACCAGAACCAATCTTAATTGCTATGGAAGAGCCATTGGTTCCTTTACCCAAGTCGATGAGTTCTAAATAAAACGAAAAAAATGGTTGCGGCGGGCTATGCCCGCCGCAACCATTTTTTTGGGTTTTATTATTGTGAGGTGACTTATTTGTGCCGCCTCTTTTTTTGCTTGACTGACCAATGACTCGTAAAATGAAAGCTAGCCTAAAGGTATGGGCATTTCAGTATTTAGAGCATTTACTCAGAGCATTTTTAGCTAGCAATTTTAATGAGCATCAAAGTCGTTCCTACAGTCCCTTTTTCTGACCAGAAGCCCGGTACTTCTGGACTTAGAAAAAAAGTTACCGTTTTTCAAACGCCTAACTATCTCGAAAATTTCGTTCAATCAATATTTGATAGCCTCGAAGGATTTCAAGGACAAACTCTCGTCGTCGGTGGCGACGGACGATACTACAATCGCCACGCGATCCAAATAATTCTGAAAATGGCAGCAGCCAATGGCTTTGGCAAAATCCTAGTTGGACGTGGAGGGATTTTATCGACACCTGCCGCCTCTTGTATTATTCGTAAATACAATGCCTTTGGGGGCATTATCCTCTCGGCGAGTCATAACCCCGCAGGTAAAGATGGCGACTTTGGGATTAAATACAACACGGGCAACGGTGGTCCCGCACCTGAGAAAATTACTGATGCGATCTACAACATCACTAAGAGCATCACTGAATATAAGATTCTGGAAGCTGATGATCTTGATCTTGACCAGATTGGTGAATCTCAATTAGGTGATACCACGATCGCAGTGATCGACTCCGTTGCTGACTATGCCGAACTAATGGGCGAGTTATTTGATTTCGATCGCATCAAATTATTGTTAGCCTCCCCTAACTTTCGGATGTGCTTCGATGGAATGCACGCGGTAACTGGCCCCTATGCTCAAGAAATTCTTGTTAATCGCCTCGGCGCACCCGCTAGTGCTTTGCAATGTTGCGTACCTCTCGAAGACTTCGGTGGTGGACATCCAGATCCGAATCTTGTTTACGCCCATGATCTGGTCGAAGTTCTCTATGGTGAAGATGCTCCTGATTTTGGTGCAGCGTCCGATGGCGATGGCGATCGCAACATGATTTTAGGATGCAAATTTTTTGTCACCCCCAGCGACAGCTTAGCCATCCTCGCGGCTAATGCTCATCTAGTCCCTGCTTACAAAGGGGGATTGGCTGGTATTGCCCGATCCATGCCCACCAGCCAAGCTCCCGATCGCGTAGCGGCACGTTTAGGCATTGAATGCTACGAAACTCCGACAGGTTGGAAGTTCTTCGGGAATTTGCTAGATGCAGGCAAGGCAACTCTTTGCGGCGAAGAAAGCTTTGGTACAGGTTCCAATCATGTCCGTGAAAAGGATGGACTCTGGGCGGTACTTTTCTGGCTGAATGTTTTAGCGGCTCGTCAGCAATCGGTAGAGGCGATCGTTAAGGAGCATTGGCAACTTTATGGACGCAATTTCTATTCGCGTCATGATTATGAAGGTGTTGATAGCGATCGCGCCAACACCCTAATCGCTAATCTACGTAACAAATTTACAGATTTACCAAGTCAGAAGTTTGGCAATTATGAAGTCGCATTTTGCGATGACTTTAGCTACACCGATCCTGTGGATGGCAGCATTAGCAGCAAGCAAGGTGTGCGGATCGGCTTTACCGATGACTCGCGCATAGTATTCCGTCTGTCTGGCACTGGAACAGAAGGCGCAACTCTGCGACTCTATGTAGAAAGCTATGAGCCAAATATTGCAAAGCATTCCCTCGACACTCAGGAAGCGCTAAAGGAGCTGATTAAGATTGCCGATCAAATCGCGCAGATCAAGACTTTAACAGGACGCGATCGCCCTACTGTGATTACATAAAATAAAGGCGCACCCTTAGGGTGCGCCTTTATTTTATCGAGTGAAAATCTTCTGGAGTATTGCAATTAAACAGCATCGCAAAAGGTGCATTTTCTATCTCAATAACTTCTTGATTACTTAACCATTTTTGAAACGATCGCCCTCCAATATTGATAAACTCTCTGAGAGAATCTTGACATTGCCAACGATAGAAACCGCATAGAGGTTCCCATTGCTTTTGCGAATTCTCATCTACATACCGAGGTAAATAAGCGATCGCAGTTTCAGGTAAATTCGCTAACTGGCTAGCCCAAATCTGGAGAATATCACCTTGCAGATTTGGCAAATCACAGGCAAGCAATAAGATCCAATCAACAGGACTCGCGATCTCCTGAATTCCTTGCCAAAAGCCAACTAATGCTCCATCAAATTGTTGATCTAAAACTAGATAGGAATGCGGTAAATTTTGGGCGATCGCTTCTTGGTATTGTTCCTGACTTCGCGCCACGACATAAACTGAATTGGCTACTTCTAGAGCAGTTCGACAGGTTCTAGATAATAGAGTTTCCCCATTAATTTCTAATAAAGCTTTATCCCTTCCCATCCTTGAGCTTTTTCCACCCGAAAGCGCGATCGCAGTGACTTTAACCAAAAGAGAGTTGCGGTGCGGTGCGCCGCAACTCTCTTTTGGTTTTTGGGTTTTCCCTAACATAATTAGCTACCGCTATAGATGAATTTGAGAATCTCTTGGGCAGTAATTTCGGGGCGTTCTAAATGAGGAACATGTCCGCTATTGTCAATCCAAACGAGCTTATTGTTGGGAATAATTGATTGGAACTTGGCTGCATCTTTTGTTCCAAGAATGCGATCGCGATCGCCCCAGAGAATTAACGTTTCTTGTGGCAAATATGCTAATTGCTTTGCAAAGGAACCATAGCCACCGCTTTTAGTAAATGCAATCAGGGAATCACTCCAACGAGGCATAGCTAAATGTAAAGATGCGCAAACTTCGGCATCGGGCGTGACAAATCTAGAATCAGCATAAGCCTTGAGACTGACTTCACGGCGGACTTTTGGGCTTCGCAAAAAATCTGTTGCCATTCGATCTAGAGGTGGCACAAGAAATTTACCAGCAGCAGTTCCCTTTCGCATTCCTGCACTGCCAATGAGAATCAATTTTTTCACTACATCAGGATAGGTAAGCGCAAAGTCGATCGCAGTTGCACCGCCCATTGATGCTCCAACTAAAATAATTGGTTTAGCGATCGCTGTTTTCCAGAAATAGTAAAGATGCTCTTTGATCGCTTCAGGACTAACTTGGCTATCAGCCAGACGTTCGGTTAACCCGAAGCCAAATAAATCCATAGCAAAAGTTTGATGCGAAGTCGCCAGTTTAGGGAGCAGTCGTCGAAACTCTAATAGAGAGCTATCAAACCCATGCAGTAGCAAAATCGGTGTATCTTGATTACTTTTAGATTGACCATCGCAGACATAGCTCGTCAAAATCACTTCACTAGTGAAGTTCGTGGATACAAGACAAAATTGAATATTATCAACCAGCTCGATCGATGTTGGTTCTGTGAGCTGCGATCGCAGTTGGGTAACTTCAGGCGGTAAGTTCGACATTAGATCGTGTTCAGGTTTCATCACTACTCATCTTATTGATTCCATCTATTCCATCACTTGCAGGTAATAGGGAATTTGCCTCTAACTCTGTATTTTTCCGCTTTAACTGGTGTAGGCGCATTTTTACAAGAGTTGCCCCTGTAATCGTGGCATAAAAAGGAGTAAATCCTAAAAAGAATAATAGAATCCCATATAAACTGCCCCGACCTCGAAAAATAGCAATAATGGCGATCGCCATTATTGTTACTAGAACAATATTAACTATCAGCCATAAAATAGCTCTCCCTTTCAAGAACTGAGGATTAGAGAATTTTGGATGCTGACTATTCCACAAGACTAGACATTGTAAAACGCCCAATAGGATTCCCGCCAAAACTAGCCATAGAGAATTAACTGCCAATAGTGGAATGCGATCAACGATATTGCTCTCGGCAAAAGAACCATCTGGATTAAGCACAAAGCCAAATTGGGCTGTATAGGCTAAGCTTGTGGCTGCAAATCCAATCCAAGTCCAGCCAAATGTACTAGCTAAAATCCACCAGCCTGAAGATTTAAAGAATCGCCGCAAAACTAGATATTGCATTAAGCCCACAAATGCGCCTACTACAATCGCTCCACTGACAATGCCAGTTGATACAGGACAGTTAAGGCTCCCAAAACCTGTATCGCAAATGCGGAGATCAATCAGGCGATCGCTAAGGTAATGAACTCCCGCTAAACAAGCAGCAATCCCAAATATAGTGCCGATCACAGCACCAACTAGCGTAGCTAGTACCCATCGCCACCATAGACCGACAGCAGATAAAGTGCGTTGTTTTTGCATTGTGTATTTCAATCCTGCATGGCAAGCGAACTCGAATATTTCGATCGCAGCATTAAATTTCTAGATTAGTTCTTCTGTGACAATCCTACGCAAAATCTCAGCGACTGTAGCAGCCATTCTCGCATCAATTTCTAAAGCTTCGCGCACAGGATCTCTAAGATTAAGGACAGCACGTAAAGTCATATTAACTGATCGCATCTTTGGTAAAGGCAAATCATGGGATTGGGCAAGGCGATCGACAAACTGGATACAAGCAGTATAGGTAAGCTCAGTTTGTTTACGTTGATCGCTGTATCCAAAACCCATCTTGGATATCACCACAGGATTGTCAATAAAATATGACAATCCGAGAGCCACAATCGCTGCATCCACGTACCTTGCCGTATCTCGCCCCATCGCATTAATCAAAGTGCTTAGACTATGCCACTGGGCAGGTAAGCGATTGGCAGGAGTTAGATGACGATGCCATGCGATTTGAGAAACACTTCTTGTTAAGTCATAGGCAGAAATTAAATTGTCACCTCGATGTAGATCTTTGACTCCATTAATTATATTTGTTCCTGTGGGATCGCGCAAAATCGGCTGTTCAATGTAAGGAGCCTCACCATAGCGTCCTTGAAAAGTTAGCTTTTGATTGCCTGTAATTTTTATTAGCCAATTCTGTAATGCTAAGGGCGTAGTAAATTGCTTAAACATTGCCGACAATCCATTTGAGGTCATGCCATTAGATTCATCATAAGCACAAATACGCTGAGCCATTTCCGCAAATGTGCGCGGTATTTTATTTCCCTGTGTATCAGCGATCGCACAATTAGCGATCGCTTGATTTGGTTGCACTTGATTGGCTTGGCAAATGGTATAGAGCAAAGGCAATATTTTGGTAGAACTCCAAAACTGGACATTGCTTAAAGGATCGCGCCCAATCCAACGGGCTAACATTTGTCCATTAACGACACTGCCAACGCAGATGCAAGCTTGTTGAATGCTGCTATGGAGAAATTCTAAGCCGACGTTTTCAATATTGGGAATTGCTCCGATCGCAGGATATGGACGAAATCGCACTCGCACTTGACTACCATTAAGCATAGCAACCTCGCCATAGGACACTACATTTACCCCATCTGGCAAACTTGAAAGGCGATCGGCATAGGCGGGAATATGGTTCAACAATGGAGATGGCGCAAAATTGCGATTTGGCAAACCTTTCTTAGAGCCTGCAATACTGCCATTGACTCCGCGATCAAGGAAGCCAAGATAATTTGAGTCGGCTTGCCCCATATTCACGAAAATGCGCTGAGCATTAGTAAATTTTGGGAATAAGCGATCGCCTTCACCGATAATTTTGAGCAAATGTCTAACTACCGTAGGCATTTGTAACAGTTTGTTTGTAAGAGCTTGGGAGTTAGGATCCAAAATCGTATCAATACTGAGGGCATTAGCAAACTGCACAAAAGCAGCTTCCGATAATCTGCCATAGATGCCATCCACTTCACCGTCATATAGTCCTAACTGCTGCAAATAGGTCTGTGCTTTGGTTAGTTCCTCAAACGAAAGCTTTACCTCTACGACTGCCATGAAATTCCTCTATAAAAAAGCCTTAGTCTAATATTCTATCGACAAGCTAAGCGATCGCGATGTATTCCACATCTCACTAGCCATAAAACCCAAAATTATTGCGGTGGCTTAGCTCGCCACAATAATTTTGGGTTTCCTATGCTGTTTTGCCAAAATTGCCCATACCCAAATACAGATCGGCAACTTCGGGGTCATTCAATAAATCAGCACCTTTACCCGTAAATTCATCTTTGCCCAAATGCATCACATAACCACGATCAGCGATCGCTAAAGCCTTACGCGCATTCTGCTCGACCAAAATAATCGAAGTCCCTGTTTGATTAATTTGTTGAATCAAATTAAAAATATCCTGAACCAAAATCGGTGACAGCGCTGCTGAAGGCTCATCTAAAATCAATAATTTCGGCTCTAGCATCAGCGCCCTTCCCATCGCGAGCATTTGCCGCTCACCACCAGATAGTGTCCCTGCCCTTTGATTGCGTCGTTTGGCAAGCACAGGAAAAGTTGTATATATTTTGTCTTTAAGTACTGCGAGATTTCCTTCGCGGGTATAGGCTCCCATATCAAGATTGTCAGACACGCTTAGGGATGGGAATACATTAGCAATTTGGGGTACATAGCTAATTCCCTGTCGCACGATTTGTTCTGGCTTAAGTCCGATCAGATTGCGATCGCCAAATAATATTTCCCCCGATCTCACTGGTACAAGACCAAATATTGCTTTTGCTAAGGTCGATTTGCCAGCACCATTAGAGCCAATCACGGTGACAAGTTCGCCTTCATATACTGATAAATTCGCACCTTGTAAAATATCTACCCCATCAACATATCCCGCAACGATTTTACTGGCTTTGAGAATAAGTTGAGTGGAAATTTGGCGATCGGGGCGATCAGTTAGATCGGTAGATTGATTAGCATTCATATTTGGGTTTATAGCCTTACTTGAAATAAGCATATACAGTGCGAGGGGTTTATAGCAATGGTCAAGAAGCTTCGCAGCTCTACATTGCGGAAATAACCACGCGAAAGCCGATGTCTTTATAGCGATCGCCTTGCCAATGCCATTCACGACTTGCGGCGCGACATAGCTTCGCTTCATTGCTCCATGAGCCGCCCTTACGCACGCGCCGACTGGTGTAGCCATCAAGTACCCACGCCGATCCATCGGCAGGTGCACCATTAAAATTATCGTGCCACACATCCTCACACCATTCCCAAACACCGCCTTGCATTTCGTATAGTCCCCAAGGATTTGGCACTTTCTGTCCGACAGGATGCGATCGCTTGTTGGCATTGTCAGCAAACCATGCATAATCAACGAGTTCAGTAGGACTATCGCCAAAATGGTAAGCCGTATTTGTACCAGCACGGCAAGCATATTCCCATTCTGATTCACTAGGTAAGCGATAAAGGTGTTGCGATCGCGCAGCTAATTTACGACAAAAATCTTGAGCCTCTAACCAAGAAATATTTTCCACAGGCGCTTGCAGATTTTCACGAAATAAGGCGGGATTACTGCCCATAATGGCGACCCATTGCTCTTGCGTGACTACAAATTTTGCCATGTAAAAAGCAGGAATATTTACTTCCGATATAGGTGATTCATTGTCTCGTCTGCCAATTTCATTGGTTGGCGAACCAAGAGAAAATCTGCCTGAGGGAATCCGCACCATTTCTATGTGGACTCCATTACCCAAATCATCACGAAAGGCTTTGTCACCTCTTTTGATCGGATCGCGAGGTGGTTCAGGAACTGGTGGCGATTCCGCAATGATGATTGGTGCTGGCTGAGGTTTGAGGTTTTCGAGAAATATCGCTAGGGTAAAACCTGCGATCGCGGAACTAGTGCTAATAAGTAACTGACGACGATTAATCTTTATTGGTGCTTTTGCAAGAGATTTTACCCATGATCTCGCGATTGGCAAAGCTTTAACCGTAGAAACTTCTGAAGTCTTGTTTGCTTCTGGAACCGTAAAATCATTAATAATTCGACTAAATTCTTCTAGATATTCATAACCTTCAAAATATTCGCGCACCAGATAACAATTATCTTCTTCCGTAAAAAAAGCTTGCACTTTTGGAGATAGCGTATAGTTTTGTCCAATTTCATATAGTTTTGCGGCGATCACCCCATGATCTAGAGCATCTTTTTTTGAAATTTGCCAAAAATAAATCACACACAAGGGTTTAGGTGTAATCGGCATCTCTAAATTTTCTGCTAGATAAACCGACAAGTCGATCTCACCAACTTGTTTAATACCAATGGTTTGACTTATGTGATAGCGCTTGTTGAGGATATTGTCTACATCCATTTA is a window of Pseudanabaena sp. BC1403 DNA encoding:
- a CDS encoding anti-sigma factor codes for the protein MSANQIFNSSMIIPEERFELLSAYIDGEVTEAEEQLVEQWLSDDADFRRLYQQQLKLRQSLIDLPVPVAAHSSVKTETDVMINRVFAEIDKRSQRRKWKLAGIGISVAAVVGVFGSMFTFNSGHQFSPVANSIKSPAPTQVKPEPILIAMEEPLVPLPKSMSSK
- a CDS encoding sigma-70 family RNA polymerase sigma factor, translating into MSYSLSWSTSIGGYAPSNSVSVDKLPIVELVQLCQTEAQTSRSAFAELMRRNQSYVDQVLYKLAPDWQDRADLAQEVWLRVYRNIKRLQEPEKFRGWLSRIATNLFYDELRKRKRVGSSVSLDAPFMSGDGDEMTWDLPSAAPSPIDNMSTQEFYEQLRKAIQDLPSSFRETIVLREIQGLSYEEISELTGVSLGTVKSRIARARLKLQAQLQPYLSNM
- a CDS encoding alpha-D-glucose phosphate-specific phosphoglucomutase; the encoded protein is MSIKVVPTVPFSDQKPGTSGLRKKVTVFQTPNYLENFVQSIFDSLEGFQGQTLVVGGDGRYYNRHAIQIILKMAAANGFGKILVGRGGILSTPAASCIIRKYNAFGGIILSASHNPAGKDGDFGIKYNTGNGGPAPEKITDAIYNITKSITEYKILEADDLDLDQIGESQLGDTTIAVIDSVADYAELMGELFDFDRIKLLLASPNFRMCFDGMHAVTGPYAQEILVNRLGAPASALQCCVPLEDFGGGHPDPNLVYAHDLVEVLYGEDAPDFGAASDGDGDRNMILGCKFFVTPSDSLAILAANAHLVPAYKGGLAGIARSMPTSQAPDRVAARLGIECYETPTGWKFFGNLLDAGKATLCGEESFGTGSNHVREKDGLWAVLFWLNVLAARQQSVEAIVKEHWQLYGRNFYSRHDYEGVDSDRANTLIANLRNKFTDLPSQKFGNYEVAFCDDFSYTDPVDGSISSKQGVRIGFTDDSRIVFRLSGTGTEGATLRLYVESYEPNIAKHSLDTQEALKELIKIADQIAQIKTLTGRDRPTVIT
- the ribH gene encoding 6,7-dimethyl-8-ribityllumazine synthase — its product is MTVFEGSFTNTDSLRFAIVVARFNDLIVGKLLQGCQDSLLRHGVDVSETGSQVDYAWVPGSLEISMVAKELATSGRYDAIICLGAVIRGDTPHFDYVANEVSKGVAATSFQTGVPIIFGVLTTDTMQQALERAGIKGNKGWEFGMGAIEMANLMRQIRSKSV
- a CDS encoding molybdenum cofactor guanylyltransferase, producing the protein MLGKTQKPKESCGAPHRNSLLVKVTAIALSGGKSSRMGRDKALLEINGETLLSRTCRTALEVANSVYVVARSQEQYQEAIAQNLPHSYLVLDQQFDGALVGFWQGIQEIASPVDWILLLACDLPNLQGDILQIWASQLANLPETAIAYLPRYVDENSQKQWEPLCGFYRWQCQDSLREFINIGGRSFQKWLSNQEVIEIENAPFAMLFNCNTPEDFHSIK
- a CDS encoding histidine phosphatase family protein; the encoded protein is MSTRVVIVRHGESNFNILSKIQGRGNYDRPELQSVLTDKGKQQAKLAGKALANLSIDAAYASPLVRAQHTARLILAENFNPPELVATEGLLEIDLSEWESMISRDVKEQFPEKYHLWQNEPEKFQLGDRYPILDLFEQAKTLWSEILPKHQGKTILLVGHSGINRALICSAIGIPVSLYHNIQQVNCAISILNFQGASIADGVQLESLNLASHLEDISGSPLPPVKKNHNGPRLLLVRHGETEWNRQKRFQGQIDVPLNNNGHAQARRASEFLAKVKIDKAFSSPMLRPKDTALEILNKHPQIKLELFDELKEISHGLWEGKFEHEIEAEFAGQLALWQAQPETVQMPEGENLQEVWDRVAIVWQKIVDSVPAGETALVVAHDAVNKAILCLLFDFTPEQFWVFKQGNGGVSVIDYPQGAKGSPVLQSGNITTHLSEGVLDRTAAGAL
- the psbZ gene encoding photosystem II reaction center protein PsbZ, whose protein sequence is MTILFQLLLAAFVLFSFVLVIGVPVAYASPSSWNQTKPLLFLGSLIWLAFVIVIGILNAFVA
- a CDS encoding Rrf2 family transcriptional regulator, producing MKLTRKGHYSVKAMLDLVVWAKRKPVSVREISDRQSIPAPYLEKILMALRQADLVESVRGVQGGYKLKRSPKDISLGEILSAVGEDTYPLPRLKPQEKLASDWVTFALWQRLDRKLKDALYSICLEDLYYDARSWQASQGQSAGFIV
- a CDS encoding alpha/beta fold hydrolase, yielding MKPEHDLMSNLPPEVTQLRSQLTEPTSIELVDNIQFCLVSTNFTSEVILTSYVCDGQSKSNQDTPILLLHGFDSSLLEFRRLLPKLATSHQTFAMDLFGFGLTERLADSQVSPEAIKEHLYYFWKTAIAKPIILVGASMGGATAIDFALTYPDVVKKLILIGSAGMRKGTAAGKFLVPPLDRMATDFLRSPKVRREVSLKAYADSRFVTPDAEVCASLHLAMPRWSDSLIAFTKSGGYGSFAKQLAYLPQETLILWGDRDRILGTKDAAKFQSIIPNNKLVWIDNSGHVPHLERPEITAQEILKFIYSGS